The Piliocolobus tephrosceles isolate RC106 chromosome 4, ASM277652v3, whole genome shotgun sequence genome contains the following window.
TGGGTGTAGTTGTGCACATTACAGTAGAAATTATGAGAATGATCACTTCAGATTGAACAGGAATTTGCTATTACAGGGGTTAGTATCATTCAAGGATGTGGCTGTGGATTTCACCCAGGAGGAGTGGCAGCAACTTGACCCTGCTCAGAGGACCCTGTACAGGgatgtgatgctggagaactaCAGCCACCTGCTCTCAATGGGTAAGGATGGCTTCCCCGAATAACTCAGAGTTGTCCAATAAAAGATAACATTCTTGTCTATCTTCCTTACCAGTTGCTGTGATTAGGTTGTCCCTGACGTATGTCATGACTTTTATGACCTTCATACCTTTGCAAATGGAGGTTATGCCTTTGTTGAGGGCTAACTGGACAGCTTCACTGTAGACCATCTGAAACtgcaccttttctttttccttagatAAAGTCAATTTCAATCCTCTGTGATTTCTGTTTAATAGGGTATCCAGTTTCTAAACCAGATGTCATCTCCAAGTTGGAACAAGGAGAAGAGCCATGGATCATAAAGAGAGACATATCAAACTGGATCTATCCAGATGAATATCAGGCAGATGGGAGACAAGGGAAGTAAAATAtcaatttatgtgtatttttttaattgattggTGACTGAGGTTTATGTTTCTATCCTTATCGAAATCTCCTATTCTTTGCTTCTATGCTGAGAATTTAGTAGTCACTCAACAAGTAATTGTGGAGCCTTTCAGAGGAGTCCTATTTTTTGTTGATCCTGtctcatgtgtgtatatatatatttatatttactgcCTTTTCTGAAAGAGTTTTAAAGGCAATAAAAGGGAAATTCCTTTCAAGAACATAAGCTGTACTTTAAAAGGCAAGATTCCCAGGTAAATGACTGTACTAAATTAAATGTCAAATGCAGTTACTGTTTTAAAAGTTCAGAGAAAATTAGAGTCTAAAGAGATGTGGGAGAATTTGAGAGACATTTTTTAGAGCATGCAACTGTAACTGCTCTGAATGACATTAATGCTgctgaggctgaaggaggagggtGAAGGCAAGCAAACAGTGTTAGAGAGAGTATATGAACAAAACTAGGGTCAGGAAGATATAGCTTTTCTGGGAGAACTTTACTAGTTTTACTTGACATGTATAGAAAGTAGTTTATTGGGAGTAGTGGAATTTACATCTGTATTCTCCATTTGACTCTGATACTGAATCTGCAGCAGGATATTGaatttttccattatttgtgTTAGTTGTTAGGAAAATAGATGGAGGGGAGTTAAAGTATTTTGCATACAGAAGATACCTTGTTTCTTTAGAGTGATGGTAGGataataaaaatgtgtagcacatggtttataatacaaatgaaattaaaaggtgAAAAGGAGTTTCTATTTAGAAAGCAGAAGTGAAAGAttctaaaagaataataaaaaagtagtGATGAGACCCCTAAcactttttcattgcttttaagTTTAGTTTTTACATGAATATTTCTGTTTAACATTCTTGTCTGTCTCTTCACCTGATAACACTATATGCTGTACTGTCTTCTGAGATGACCTGTTTCCATCCTTTTTTTGTGAGTTCATCTACTATGTTGGATCATCCGTTTGTTCTACTTCTTTACCCTCTGTTAATTGACTCTTGTGATGACTCTTAAattgtatcttttcttcttttagacaGGAAGAGTAACCTTCACAACTCCCAGTCATGTATTTTGGGGACAGTTTCCTTCCATCATAAGATACTGAAAGGAGTCACAAAGGATGGTTCATTGTGCTCCATTTTAAAAGTCTGTCAAGGTGATGGTCAGCTGCAGAGAATTCTAGAGAATCAAGACAAACTCTTCAGGCAGGTCACATTTGTTAACAGCAAAACAGTGACTGAGGCATCAGGGCATAAATATAATCCattggggaaaatatttcaaGAGTGCATAGAAACAGGTACATCAATACAGAGATTCCATAAATATGATGCTTTGAAAAAGAACTTAAAACCAAATATTGACCTACCGAGTTGTTATAAGagcaattcaagaaaaaaaattgatcagAGTTTTGGAGGTAGAAAATCATCTAGCCAGAGTGAGCCCAATTCTAATCTTGAGAAGATTCACAATGGAGTAATACCTTTTGATGATAATCAGTATGGAAACGTTTTTAGAAATACACAATCCCTTATTCAGTATCAGAATGTGGAAACTAAAGAGAAAACTTGTGTATGTGTTACATGTGGAAAAGCCTTTGCTAAGAAGTCACAGCTCATTGTACatcaaagaattcatactggaaaGAAGCCATATGATTGTGGTGCATGCGGAAAAGCCTTCAGTGAGAAGTTTCATCTTGTTGTACATCAGAGAACTCATACTGGGGAGAAACCTTATGATTGTTctgaatgtggaaaagccttctCTCAGAAATCATCCCTTATTATACATCAGAGAGTTCACACTGGggaaaaaccctatgaatgtagtGAATGCGGGAAAGCCTTCTCCCAGAAATCACCCCTCATTATACATCAGAGAATACATACTGGggaaaaaccctatgaatgtagaGAGTGTGGGAAGGCCTTTTCCCAGAAGTCACAGCTGATTATACACCATAGagctcatactggagagaaaccatatgaGTGTAccgaatgtgggaaagccttctgTGAGAAGTCCCACCTCATTATACATAAAAGAATTCACACTGgtgagaaaccctacaaatgtgctCAATGTGAGGAAGCCTTCAGCAGGAAGACAGAACTCATTACACATCAGTTAGTTCATACTGGGGAAAAACCTTATGAATGTACTGAATGTGGGAAGACATTCTCCCGCAAATCACAGCTCATCATACATCAGAGAAcacatactggagaaaaaccctataaatgtagtgaatgtggcaaagccttctGCCAGAAGTCACATCTCATTggacatcagagaattcacacagGAGAAAAACCTTATATATGTAccgaatgtgggaaagccttctcTCAGAAGTCTCACCTTCCGGGACACCAGCGaattcatacaggagagaaaccttacatATGTGCTGAATGTGGAAAGGCCTTTTCTCAGAAGTCAGACCTTGTTTTACATCAGAGGATTCATACTGGGGAAAGACCCTATCAGTGTGCTATATGTGGGAAGGCCTTCATCCAGAAGTCACAACTAACTGTACACCAGAGAATTCATACATTGGTAAAATCATAATGAACTGGCCATAGAAAAGCCTTAGAATTAGCTCAAGCCTTAATAATTACTAGAAACCCAATTAATTTGATAAGCTTGGGGACAATATCCcaatagataaaaatttttaagggAATCTGTTTCTAGTTTGGTGATGCCTAACTTTTCCAGCAAAGATGATGGAAAATAGTTATATAAATGAAGAACATTTTTAATATGGCATGTAAAGATTTTAAAGTTATGAACTCAGTGATCAGTGCAGCAAGTTAAGCATACAGAATATTGTCAAGTTGCATATTCCTTATACTACATAATGATAATCAGCCATTGTGAAACTGCTAATATTAACTTGGCATAATTATGGCCATAAAGTAATTTTCTATAAAAGACGTGGAAGAAAACTTGAGTAAACAACAAGATAAAACCTATACGCTATTTTAAGAAGGGGCTTGAGCATGACCCCTAAAGCTACATGTAAAGGTCTTGTACAAAAAATGGAACGATAGGTTGATCAGATTCAGTAAAGTTGATCTGTATGCATTTTCCCATCTCAAGCATATAAGTTGACCTGCATCTCTGGAAGGACCTTGAGATTGATGCATTTTGAGCAGGTCTCCCTTTTATTCTCCCCAGCTGGGAACTTGGAGCTGAAAAACATTGGCACTGAGGCCAGATGATCTTGGGTTTAATCCTGGCTCAGTGACTCACAGATTGTGTGACTTGAGGCAAACATACTTCCCCTGAGTATTTTTTATCCGTAAGTACAAATACAATGCAGAGCTCATTTTCAGTTAATATtagtacttttaaaatctttactcTCTATCTTGAAGCATTAGATGCTAAGACTAATGTGTAAAAACCACATCTGAACTTGCTTTTCCCTCTGGACACTCTGCTTTTGATTGTTCATCCCTATTAGTGGCTCATTTTACTGTCTTCTGATCCTGGTGGCCTTATTTTTGCTATGTTAAGGTTATGTTTTTTAAtacttgcatttattttcatatacttatatAAACCATGGTGATTGCACATAAAGACCCTGACTAATGTCTCTTCACTTCTTTGTGATCCTTTTCCTGAAGCCCcaactgttttccttgaaaacTTACAGGGGAAGACTCTTGGGGGGAGAAGTAATGCCTGCATAGCCTTGAGAATGGCTCATAGGGGAGAAGTAATGCCTGCATAGCCTTGAACTGGAGGTCTCTAAGATACCTCCTACTATACTTTCTGTCATTCCATCCATTCCCCAATAAGCATTTTTAGATGAGCACCCTTGCTGGAAGTGACCTGAAGGAGAGCATACTTGGCAAGTATGAGAATGCCTGTGTGATAAACACAGCATCTGCACATATTTCCTGCTTGATTTCCTATCCACTTGATCCCCTTCCTGCTTGGCTGAACTGTCTATTGTGAAAACATGGGGCTCCTCTAGTTGAGAATGACTGTAGAGTAGAGGGCACGCTGGACAGGGATGTGGGAACTGAGTATTAAAGATGCCATTCACTGGACAGGGATGTGGGAACTCAATATTGAAGACGTCATTCCCCCCACATCCCAGGTGATTTATATATTATTGGAGTGGGAAAAGAGAAATCCAAAAGAGCAAGCCCATTCATAAAATGGATCTGCtaattttattgttgaataaccaaaataaaaatactatgtaACATATGGGTAGCTAGCACATGGCTATAAAACTAGTGGATTTTTAGCTCTATTTATATGGAACTAAAGCTACAGCTGTGTGGAACTAAGCTTCCCCCCTGTTGATAAATGGCAGATACCCAGTTTTCATCAATAGTTACATTGAGCTTACTCTGATGTCTTGTTTTGCATAATTCTTTTATCAGGCTTACTCTGATGGtctgttctttatattttttttatctgTGCATCCTATGGTTGCCCCAACAGTGTATCTAATATGTGTGATTAGTCATATTCTTCACTCCTCAACACAATCACATCAGTTTTTCACAATAGTCAATGAACCTTATATCAAAACCTCAAAAACCTTGTTTTAAAAGATCTTATAATTTGGTTCTAAAATTATATACAGAAATGCTCCAAGGCAAGAGTAGCTAAGACACTTTTGAAGAACAAATTTGGATAACTTATTAGACTTCTTATAAAACAGTGGTgattaagacaatgtggtattACATGAGTAGTCATGTAGATCAATGGTAAAAGAGAATCTGAAAACTGATAATTACCTGCAGACACTTGAATTATGACAAAGTTGGCATTCTAGAACAATGGGAGGAAACTCACCATTTCAATAATGCCTCTGACTCGGTTATCCAAATgggtaaaacaaagaaaaaacaaatttactgCATACTATTCACAAAATTTATTCTGCCTAAACCTATAATAGAGGAAAATGTGTAGCAGTAAGTATatatcaggcaaaaaaaaaaaaaaaaaaagaaagcctgaaaATACCTAAGCAACAGTCTCAATAGGTTAGAATAAAAAAAAGCTGTGATCTAactccaaaaaagtaaaaaggacaTGATAAAAGTAAGAGAAGATGAAGAAATAGGAAGACACACAAAATAggaacaacaaaacaagaaaattatggCTCACTTTTGTAATTCCCATACTTTAGAAAGACAAGGTGGGAGGacaccttgagcccaggagctcaaggctgcagtggttgcaccactgcactccagcctgggtgacagaatgagaccctgtctcaaaaaaaaatgtagattgaaaaaaataataaaccttgAAGTAAACTGGGAATAAAGGGCAGCCTCCTTAAATAGTTAAAGGGCGTAGATAGAAAACCTACAgtaaacatcatatttaatggctGGAAAAAAGGCAAGAATATTTACTTGACTCTTTCTGGTTAACATACTGGCGAATTTAGCCAGTGCAATAAGCAAAGCAAAGTAGGGAGTGGGCCTGCAacctggaaaggaagaaataaaagtgttGTTATTTGTAGACAACATATCCTTCTATGTAGAAGATCTCAAAAACTGCACAAAATGTTTACTAGACCTAATAAGCAGGTTTTGCAAAATATCTAAATAATTTGGAGAGATTAATTAAAACTCAGGTATTCTGATTCTAGAGTCTTCACAATTAACAATTATGTTATGctgcctcttctgcctccctttccCTTCTGTAATTCACACAATTAtcttccacactgttttctgaATTGGTTCCATGATACATGATGCTTGCATGCAGATGCTCCTATTATTTAGCCAaactttaatgttaaaaaaaaaaactccataaaaacatttaaagtcaccatttaataaaaaatttaatcttAATCTTTATGTTTTAGTGTTCAAAAATGACCTCTCATACGTCCTGGCAGTGAGATAATTTATTGGGAATACAGACCTATGATAATCATGTTGGATCTTTAAATGAGTTAAGAGGAATTCTTATCTACAGAACACCGGGGATGTGATTGATGCTAAATATTCAGTGAATGCCCTGAACTTTGACCCTCTAGGATTGGAAAGTATAGAAATTTAGTCCCTTGGGAGTTATGTTCTGGTTGATGATACTCTTTTTTTTGCTAGTttgccaaaaaaattaaaagatcctGGCCCTGGATTTTGTTGTTGAGAAGACCAACAGGAAGCTTGATTTAATGTCTAACACTGCTTTGAAATTACACATCTATGGAAAATCTCAGCATGTTCATGGATATGGCTGCCTGAAAAGTGTCATACCATACACAATTACAGCTGCCAGAGACAGGCCAAATCAGTGCCtgtcaaacaaaaaacaaatagaaggcAAAATGATAGTCTTAATCTAATGATATAAATACTCAGATTAAACATGATCTAAAGACACCAATTAGGGGAAGAGATTGTCATATTAGATAAAAACACAGAGACTATATGCCACCTACAAGAAGCACACTAAATGTAAAGACACAAATGagttaaaagaatggaaaaaagataCACCATGATAacacaaatcaaaagaaatgtgGTGGgcctatattaatatcagataaaaatatatttcaggataaataataacagattttttaaagaccAGTTCATAGTGATAAAGGAATCAGTTTATCATGAGAACATAATCCTAAATACTTATGCACTTAATAGCAGAGCTTCACCATACATGAAGCAATAACTAATAAAACTTCAAAGGAAAAATAGGTAAATCCATAATTAGTTAGAAATTTCAATACATTCTCACTAATTGAGAGAATGAGAAGATAGACAATTAGTAAAGTTATAGTAGGTAGACTTGAACAGCAAAATCAACCAATTTGACCTAGTTGACATTTGTAGAACATCCTACCCCAAAATGGTACAATACACATTTTTAAGACCACGTAAAACATTTACCAAGACagaacaataaatttaaaagttaaggtGATTCATTCTCATGTGATTCTAATGTAATTCATTAGAAATCAATtacattagaaataaataacataaaagtatctggaaaataccaaatatatggaaactaaataacacttctaaataacccattgGTCAAAGAATGaatcaaaaaggaaatgaagtattttgaactcaatgaaaataaaaacacaacatatcaacaTTTGTGAAATGCTTCTAAAGTAGTacttaaagagaaatttaaagtgctaaaggaatgcattagaaaagaaaagtctCAAACCAATGAATCAGTTTCCACCTTAAGAAGATAGGagcaggaaaaaatgaaatgcattatAAACAGCAGAATGATCTGTTCAAAGCATAaattaaacagagaaaagaaaatacatcaaaagCTGGCTTTTTAAGAAGATATGTCAgactcaggaaaaaaagagagagaggacacAATTATTCAAATCAGAAATGAGAGAAGTGACATTACTACAGACTTTACAGACATCCAAAAAATAATAAGGGAAGATTATGAACATCTTAATACCAATAAACTTGATAACAGATGAAGTGGATAAATCCTTTGAAAGATACAAGCTACCACagctcactcaagaagaaatagatattaACATAGTCctgtatcaattttaaaaattcaatttgtaGTGTAAAACCTTATCAAATTCAGGATCGTAGACCTTCACTGGTGAACTGTCTCAAACCAAACAATATTTAAAGAGGCAGCAATTCAAACTCTATACAAGCTTTTCCacaaaattgaagaggaagggATAGTTCCCAATTCATTATATTAGGTCAGCATCACCATGATACATAACCAGAAgatattataaaaaaataaaactacagaccaatatcccttataaatattgatgcaaaagtctaaacaaaattttagcaaattgaatGTCACattatataaaaaggataatatatcAAGACCTAAGTgggttttctttcagaaatgcaaGGTtagattaacatttgaaaattagtCAATGTAAGTCACCACATTAGCAAACAAAAAGGGAAACCATATTATTATCTCAAAAGGtgaaaaaagtatttgacaaaaataatctaaaaaggaTCTAACTTTTTCAATAGATCAAAAAGAAGTTAATATACAGTGAAAGactgagtggtttttttttttttttttttaaatagcaaagcaAGGATGTCTTCTCTGTCATTTCTATTGATCAATATACTGGAGGTTCAAGGCAgtacaatagccaaaaaaaatggcatttggtatggaaaaaaggaagtaaaaatctatttgcagatgatatgctcattgatatggtttgactgtgtccccacccaaatctcatcttgagttgtagctcccaccattcccacatgttatgggagggacctagtgagaggtaattgaatcatgggagcaggtcattcctgtgctattcttgtgacagtaaataagtctcatgagctctgatggttttataaagggggagtttccctgcacaagttctcttctcttgtctggcACCATGTGAAATgtgcttttcaccttctgccatgattgtgaggcctccccagccatgtggaattgtgagtccattgaaccttttccttttgtgaatagcagtcttgggtatgtctctgtcagcagcatgaaaacgaactaatacagtcaTGTATGTAAAAAACTTTAAATCTTGAAAAATATATACTAACAACTAATATTTGAGATTAGTAAGATCTTAGCATACAGGGTCAATAGTCAAAACTCCACAATAAACAatcagaaattgaaatttaaaaacaatactaCTTGCAGGCCAcgggtggtggctcacatctgtaatcccagcactttgggaggccaagacagatggatcacaaggtcaggaaatcgagaccatcctggctaacatggtgaaaccctgtctctactaaaaatacaaaaaaaaaattagctgggcgtagtggcaggcacctgtagtcccagccagttgggaggctgaggcaggagaatggcatgaacacaggaagtggagcttgcagtaagccgagatgacaccactgcactccagcctgggtgactgtgtgagactccatctcaaaaaaaaaaagaaaaaagaaaaaagaaaaaagtactacttgcaataatatttaaatattaaatatgaacaGACATAATAAAATATGTGACAATTATagaacattgctgaaagaaatttagaaggaccaaaatagagaaatagatCTAGTTTATTGGTTGGAAGgctcaatgtttttaaaatattaattctccccaaattggtCCATAGATTTAACACAATCACTTTCAAAATATCAGCCAATATTTTTTGTGCGAAATTCAACaaactgccttagctgtgtcccagagattctggtatgttgtgtctttgttttcattagtttcaaagaactccTTGATTTCTgccataatttcattatttatcccaTAGTCATTCAGAACCGtgttaatttttgtggttttgagtgattttcttagtcttgactcctatttttattatgctgtggtctgagagtgtgtttggtataattttgattcttttgcatttgccaaGGTTGTTTTATGtcaaattatgtggtcaattttagagtgtgtgccatgtggcaatgagaagaatgtatattctgttttttgggtggagagttttgtagaggTCTATCAGAACCATTTGGTCCAATGTTGAGTTTAagtcctaaatatctttgttaattttctgcctcaatatCTATCTAACAAtgtcagtggagtgttaaagtctcctgcttttattatgtgggagtctatgtctctttgtaggtctctaagaacttgctttctTTGTGTTAGctgcatttatatttaggatagttaggccttcttgttgaattgaacccttcaccattatgtaatgcccttctttgtctttttaaatctttgctgctttaaagtctgctttttttttttagtttgtctgaaattagaattgcaatccctgcttttttctgtttttcatttgcttggtgaATTCCCTCTATCCCTTTGTTTTGAGACTATGGATGTCATTATGTGTGATAtgctcttgaagacagcataccattgggtctttcttttttatccagcttgccactctgtgccttttaagtgggggcaCTTGgcctatttacattcaaggttattattgatgtGTGTCATTGTGCtcttagctggttattatgcggCTTGTTTGTGTGGTTTATTTATACTGTTATTGGTCTGTGTATTTAAGTGTGCTTTTGTATTCACTGGTGGAAGTCTTTCCTCTCTATAGttagtgctcctttcaagatctcttgtgAGGCAGGTCCAAATCTTTCCTGGCTTGTGAGGTTTcagctgagaggtccactgttagcctgatgaagttttctttgtagGCAACCTGTCATTTCTCTCTAgctacttttaacttttttttttttttcattttgaccttgaaaAAACCTGACTATTATGGGTCTTGGTGATGATCTTCTTCTGTAGAATCTTGCAGGAGTTCGCTGTAGTTCCTGAATTTAattgttggcctctctagcaaggttggggaagttttcatggatgataGCCTGAAATgcattttccaagttgtttgcttcCTCCCTTTCAGGAATGCCAATGATTCATAGATTTAGACTCTTTACACAGTtccatacttcttggaggttttgttcattccttttaattatttcctaTTTATTGTTGTCTGACTGTCTCATTTCAGAGagccagtcttcaagttctgagattctttcctctgcttggtctattctgttgttaatacttgtgatagcattgtgaaattcttgtattgTGTTATTCAGCTCTGTCAGATCCATTAAGTTCTGTTTTATACCAGCCATTTCATCCTTCcactcctgtattgttttattttgattcttagttttcttggattgggttttgtTGTCTCCTGAATCTTTATGATCTTTGTTCCTGTCCATATTCTAAATTGCATTTCTATCATTTCAGCCAGCTCAACCTAATTCAGAACTCTTGTGTAGTGTTAAGAGGggaattcatagcactaaatgcccacatcaaaacattagaaagatctcaaattaacaacctaacatcgtaactgaaaaaattagagaaacaagaacaaatccaCTCCAAAGCtatcaaaagacaagaaataaccaaaatcagagctgaactgaaggaaaccaagacacaaaaaaatcattcatatgatcaataaatccaggagttcGTTTTCTTGAAAAAATTGATAAGAAAGATAGgtcactagctagactaataaagaaaaaaagaggaaacatcaaaataaacacaattagcaATGATGAGGAGAATGTTACCTCTAACCCCATAGGAATAAGaataaccatcagaaactactgTGAACagctctatgcacacaaactaaaaaatcctagaagagatgggtaaattcctagacatatacaTGCTCTgaagattgaaccaggaaaaaattgatttcctgaacagaccaataatgcgctctgaaattgaatcagtaataagtagcctaccaatcaaaaaaagcctaggacctcatggattcacaggtgaattctaccatATGTACAataaagagctggtaccattcctactcaaactattccaaaaaactgaggatGAGGGACTCCTCCCCAATTCATTCTATAAAatcagcatcattctgataccaaaacttggcagatacacacacaaaaaagaaaattttaggccaatattgataaatattgatgcaaaaatcctaaacaaaatacttgcaaaccaaatccagcagcacatcaaaaagctaatacaccacaatcaagtaggcttcattcctgggatgtgAGTTTGCttcaacataagcaaataaataaatgtgattcatcacataaatggaactaaagacaaaaaccacatgattatctcagtagatgaagaaaatgctttcaatgacattcaacaccctttcatgttaaaaactctccataaaaTAGATACTGaggaaacatatctcaaaatactaagaaccatctatgacaaacacacagccagcatcatactgcATGGGTAAAAGCTGGAGGCAGTtttcttgaaaactggcacaagacaaggatgccctctctcaccactatTCAACAGTATTGAAAaccctagccagagcaatcagg
Protein-coding sequences here:
- the ZNF300 gene encoding zinc finger protein 300 isoform X2, with the protein product MGLVSFKDVAVDFTQEEWQQLDPAQRTLYRDVMLENYSHLLSMGYPVSKPDVISKLEQGEEPWIIKRDISNWIYPDEYQADGRQDRKSNLHNSQSCILGTVSFHHKILKGVTKDGSLCSILKVCQGDGQLQRILENQDKLFRQVTFVNSKTVTEASGHKYNPLGKIFQECIETGTSIQRFHKYDALKKNLKPNIDLPSCYKSNSRKKIDQSFGGRKSSSQSEPNSNLEKIHNGVIPFDDNQYGNVFRNTQSLIQYQNVETKEKTCVCVTCGKAFAKKSQLIVHQRIHTGKKPYDCGACGKAFSEKFHLVVHQRTHTGEKPYDCSECGKAFSQKSSLIIHQRVHTGEKPYECSECGKAFSQKSPLIIHQRIHTGEKPYECRECGKAFSQKSQLIIHHRAHTGEKPYECTECGKAFCEKSHLIIHKRIHTGEKPYKCAQCEEAFSRKTELITHQLVHTGEKPYECTECGKTFSRKSQLIIHQRTHTGEKPYKCSECGKAFCQKSHLIGHQRIHTGEKPYICTECGKAFSQKSHLPGHQRIHTGEKPYICAECGKAFSQKSDLVLHQRIHTGERPYQCAICGKAFIQKSQLTVHQRIHTLVKS
- the ZNF300 gene encoding zinc finger protein 300 isoform X1; amino-acid sequence: MTCPGTEESLPVIWPFGKEQKMMKSQGLVSFKDVAVDFTQEEWQQLDPAQRTLYRDVMLENYSHLLSMGYPVSKPDVISKLEQGEEPWIIKRDISNWIYPDEYQADGRQDRKSNLHNSQSCILGTVSFHHKILKGVTKDGSLCSILKVCQGDGQLQRILENQDKLFRQVTFVNSKTVTEASGHKYNPLGKIFQECIETGTSIQRFHKYDALKKNLKPNIDLPSCYKSNSRKKIDQSFGGRKSSSQSEPNSNLEKIHNGVIPFDDNQYGNVFRNTQSLIQYQNVETKEKTCVCVTCGKAFAKKSQLIVHQRIHTGKKPYDCGACGKAFSEKFHLVVHQRTHTGEKPYDCSECGKAFSQKSSLIIHQRVHTGEKPYECSECGKAFSQKSPLIIHQRIHTGEKPYECRECGKAFSQKSQLIIHHRAHTGEKPYECTECGKAFCEKSHLIIHKRIHTGEKPYKCAQCEEAFSRKTELITHQLVHTGEKPYECTECGKTFSRKSQLIIHQRTHTGEKPYKCSECGKAFCQKSHLIGHQRIHTGEKPYICTECGKAFSQKSHLPGHQRIHTGEKPYICAECGKAFSQKSDLVLHQRIHTGERPYQCAICGKAFIQKSQLTVHQRIHTLVKS